The Nocardia sp. NBC_00508 nucleotide sequence ATGGGCTCGTTCACCGTGCTCCTGCTCGCCATCGCCGCCGCGGTCGGCACGTATTGGTACCTGCACGGCGGCAATCCACTCACCGGCATCGGCCCGTTCGACTAGCGCCGTTCCGGCTCGCTACCGCGCGGAACAGATGTGCGGTGCCCGCACCGCAGGGCGGGTGGGCACCGTTTCGCCAACACAGCTCCTGCGATGTATCGGTCGGGTGGGCGAGGCGGCGGAATCCGTGCGCACGGTCACCCTGTTCGTGGGTTCACCCGGCAGTTGGTGTGGAGGTATCGAGCGGTGCCGTTCGTGAAGTCGTAGATCGAGACCGTCTGGGTGTCCTCCAACGGATCCGCCGGCGGCATCAGGAAATGCGTATCGCTCACCGGGAGCAGCTCATATCTGATGCGGTCCGGTTTCTGGAGGAACTGTGCCTGCATCGGGTCGAGAACCAAGGTCAGGTACAGCTGTCCGCGTTCGGCTGAGACCTCGTACCGTGCGCCGGGGCGCTCGTAGACGCCTACGTACCTGGAAGGGTCGAGATCCAGGGTCGCGTCGGGTGCGGGCAGGTCCGGGATGGTGGTCGTGCCCAGGTCGGTCAGTATCTCGTTGAATACCTTGTGGTAGAAGCTCTCCCGGGGTCCCCCGTTCGTCAGCATCGCGACGGCGGTGTTCGAGTCCGGCAGCAGCCGTAGCCGAGCGTTCTGGCCGATCGTGCTGCCATCGGTCGCGTAGACGGTTTCGCCGTGCCAGTCACACACGATGAGGCCGAGTGCCCATTCCGGCCCGAACAGGTACGGATCCGGTACGGGCACCCGTGATCGCGTCACCTGCCGGATGCTTGCGGCCGAGACGATGCGCTGTCCGCTCGGCGCCGTGCCGCCGGTGAGGAAGACGTGCGCCATCGTGAGCACGTCCCGGGTCGTCGAGGTGATGTTGCCGCCGGGGCCGAAGGCGCGCGGCAGGTAGTGCACCGGTGTGACGATGGGGCCCTCGTCCAGCGACCGGATCAGGTGCCCGGTCGCGACCCGCGTTTCGTCCGCCTGCTCGCGCCGGCTGTTCGTGCTGGTCAGGCCCATGGGGTCGAACAGGCGATCCCGCATGACGTCGTCCCAGCGTTTGTCGTCGTGCACTTCCAGGATCCGCGCGAGGATCGCGTAACCCAGCGCCGCGCTGTAACCGTGGGTTCGGCCCAGGGGGAAGACCTGGGGCGCGTCGGCGATGTTCTCGATCATGCGCTCGTAGACGTCGTCGTCTTCGCCGGGATCGCCGAAAGCCTCCTCGATGCCGTTGGTGTGGCACAGCAGGTGGCGGGGGGTGACCTCGGCGCTTGCCTCGGGGTCGGCCACCGTGAAACCGGGCAGGTAGGTCCGCACCGGCTCGTCCAGATCGACCTTTCCCTCGTCGACGAGCTGCATGAACGCCAGCGCGGTCCACGTCTTGGTCATGGAGCCGCACTGGTAGACGGTGTCCGTGGTCGCGGGTTCCCGCGTTTCCGCGTTCTTGACGCCGACCGCGAGCTCGGCGATCGCGCCGTCGTGGAGCACGCCGATCGCGGCGCTCGGGATGCCGTACTCCGCCAGGAGTTCGGCGACCCGGGCCTGGATCCGCGGCACGTCGATCGTCATCGCGGAAGACCGACCGCGTTCGCGGCGTCCGCTTCGAAGTACTCCGTTGTGGCGTAGGCGCCGGCGTGTGTCTCGAAGAAGTCGCGAACACCATCGATCGAGTCGTGGGTGATGAGGTTCACCGCTTTGGCCCCGTCTTTGCTGGCGACCGCCAGCTTCCACTTGGCGCCCTCGGGGAGCAAGGCGTGTGCCTTCTTCAGGCCACTCCAGAACTTGCCTTCGTCCGAGACGGTTGAGACGGCCATCACGTGCATCGTTGTTGCCTCCTTTTCAGATGTGGAAAAGCTACGTTGCGTTTCCTAATCAGTCAACGATATTCGCCCTATAATCCGTGTTAA carries:
- a CDS encoding serine hydrolase translates to MTIDVPRIQARVAELLAEYGIPSAAIGVLHDGAIAELAVGVKNAETREPATTDTVYQCGSMTKTWTALAFMQLVDEGKVDLDEPVRTYLPGFTVADPEASAEVTPRHLLCHTNGIEEAFGDPGEDDDVYERMIENIADAPQVFPLGRTHGYSAALGYAILARILEVHDDKRWDDVMRDRLFDPMGLTSTNSRREQADETRVATGHLIRSLDEGPIVTPVHYLPRAFGPGGNITSTTRDVLTMAHVFLTGGTAPSGQRIVSAASIRQVTRSRVPVPDPYLFGPEWALGLIVCDWHGETVYATDGSTIGQNARLRLLPDSNTAVAMLTNGGPRESFYHKVFNEILTDLGTTTIPDLPAPDATLDLDPSRYVGVYERPGARYEVSAERGQLYLTLVLDPMQAQFLQKPDRIRYELLPVSDTHFLMPPADPLEDTQTVSIYDFTNGTARYLHTNCRVNPRTG